In Deinobacterium chartae, the genomic stretch CTGCTCGAGGCGGGCGTGCAGGAGGTGACCCTGCTGGGCCAGAACGTGAACTCGTACGGCATCGACCAGGGCAAGCGCGTCCCCGGCATCCCGTCGTTTGCCGAACTGCTGCGCATGGTGGGGGCCAGCGGCGTGAAGCGCATCAAGTTCACGACCTCGCACCCGATGAACTTCACCGAGGACGTGGTGCTGGCCATGCGTGACACCCCGGCGGTGTGCGACTTCATCCACCTGCCGGTGCAGTCGGGCTCCAGCCGCGTGCTGCGCCGCATGGCCCGCGAGTACACCCGCGAGAAGTACCTCGAGCACATCGCGACCATCAAAAAGCACTTGCCCAACGCGGTGCTCTTTACCGACATCATCGTGGGCTTTCCGGGCGAGACCGAGGAGGATTTCCAGGAGACGCTGTCGCTGTACGACGAGGTGGGCTACGACAACGCCTACATGTTCATCTACAGCGCCCGTCCGGGAACGCCGTCGTACAAGCACTTCGAGGACCTGCCGCGCGAGCTCAAGACCGAGCGGCTGCAGCGCCTGATCGCCAAACAGAAGGAATGGAGCATCCGCAAGAACTCGGCCTACGTGGGCCGGGACCTCGAGGTGCTGCTGCGCGGTGACGCGCACGACCCGGCCTTCCTCGAGGGACACAGCCGCGGCAACCATCCGGTGGTGGTGCCCAAGGCAGGCGGTATCGATCGCCCCGGCATCTACACGGTGCGCGTCGAGCACGCCACCCCGCACATGCTGTACGGCAAGCTGCTCGACGCCGAGGGCAGGGTTCTCGAGCCGCAGCCGGTCG encodes the following:
- the miaB gene encoding tRNA (N6-isopentenyl adenosine(37)-C2)-methylthiotransferase MiaB, whose protein sequence is MRAHIITYGCQMNEYDSHLVESQLVSLGADMVDSVDAADFVLINTCAVRGKPVDKVRSLLGDLRATKARRPLVVGMMGCLAQLEEGQQIARKFEVDVLLGPGSLLDIGKALESNERFWGLQFKDELHDHIPPPPQGRLQAHLTIMRGCDHHCTYCIVPTTRGPQVSRHPDAIMRELDMLLEAGVQEVTLLGQNVNSYGIDQGKRVPGIPSFAELLRMVGASGVKRIKFTTSHPMNFTEDVVLAMRDTPAVCDFIHLPVQSGSSRVLRRMAREYTREKYLEHIATIKKHLPNAVLFTDIIVGFPGETEEDFQETLSLYDEVGYDNAYMFIYSARPGTPSYKHFEDLPRELKTERLQRLIAKQKEWSIRKNSAYVGRDLEVLLRGDAHDPAFLEGHSRGNHPVVVPKAGGIDRPGIYTVRVEHATPHMLYGKLLDAEGRVLEPQPVAAPEAAALSSPLPML